A single Loxodonta africana isolate mLoxAfr1 chromosome 12, mLoxAfr1.hap2, whole genome shotgun sequence DNA region contains:
- the TMEM270 gene encoding transmembrane protein 270 — MEPLEVDNDHPCVGGKPRPQEPGPRSGPCPRWVTVGDDRLSLLLQLIQNRAHLYNLLLLKIILFNHWVSGLAQEAHPPLGAAVCPVGRALRAGLALIEIPVWLVLWVPRLVWGSVLGCARASGLSPWCLDAWEQLGLSVATWMDLLMSCLHSLMLVALLVLLLVWRLCRVAHRFSLGQLRSKALLENHMVLELLAPLKLLYWWVESTAGLASWYLAYFVTWTTCLASHLLQGAFEHTAQLAQEAEPQEASWILPESPLPDSLTPEAGSALPEPESPGE, encoded by the exons ATGGAACCCTTGGAAGTAGACAATGATCACCCTTGCGTAGGGGGGAAACCGAGGCCTCAGGAGCCTGGCCCAAGGTCaggtccctgccccaggtgggTGACAGTGGGTGACGATCGTCTGTCTCTCCTCCTGCAGCTGATCCAGAACCGGGCCCACCTCTACAACCTCCTGCTGCTCAAGATCATCCTTTTCAACCACTGGGTCTCAGGGCTGGCGCAGGAGGCCCACCCACCCCTGGGGGCTGCAGTCTGCCCCGTGGGCCGGGCTCTACGTGCTGGACTGGCACTGATAGAGATACCTGTGTGGCTGGTGCTGTGGGTACCCAGGCTGGTGTGGGGCAGTGTGCTGGGCTGTGCCCGGGCCTCGGGCCTGTCCCCGTGGTGTCTAGATGCCTGGGAGCAGCTGGGCCTGTCTGTGGCCACCTGGATGGACCTGCTTATGTCATGTCTGCACAGCCTGATGTTGGTGGCCTTGTTGGTGCTGCTGCTGGTCTGGAGACTCTGCCGGGTCGCCCACCGATTCAGCCTGGGCCAGCTGCGCAGCAAG GCCCTGCTGGAGAACCACATGGTGCTGGAGCTCCTGGCACCGCTGAAGCTTCTGTACTGGTGGGTGGAGAGCACCGCAGGGCTCGCCTCCTGGTACCTGGCCTACTTTGTCACCTGGACCACCTGCCTGGCCTCCCACTTACTACAGGGTGCCTTTGAGCACACGGCCCAGTTGGCCCAGGAGGCTGAACCCCAGGAGGCCTCATGGATCTTGCCTGAGTCCCCACTCCCTGACTCGCTGACCCCTGAGGCTGGATCAGCCCTGCCAGAGCCTGAAAGCCCTGGAGAATAA